GCCAGCCAATGTGATGTCAGAGAGCAGTGGCACAGAAAGGTGGTATGATTGCAGTGAGGAGGATGAGGCTCCAGCGTTACCACATTTCTTGCCAAAACGAATCCCGGGACCACAACTTGTAATGGACAGGATATATTCCCCTCTGCAGCTATTTCAGCTCTTCTTCACCGTCTCTGCAATGGACACAATCGTGAAGAATACTAACTCTTTTGCAAGAATGAGATCAGAGGCTGGGAAACGTTTTGTCTGGTTGCCTCTGAAAGTGCAGGAATTGTATTCATACATTGGACTTGTGATCTACATGGGGCTCCTTGGTGCCAAAAACATAATCGATTACTGGTCTGGCAAAGAAATTTACCGCTTGCCCTTCCCAAAATCTGTCATGTCCAGGTCCAGATTTCAGGCCATTTCCTGGAACATCCATCTTTGTGATCCTGAGAACGATGTAGAAAATGCAAGAAAAAGGGGAACTCCAGCCTACGACAAACTCTTCAAAATCAAGCCCCTGTACACTGACATCGTCACAGCATGCAAAACTTACTTCCACCCAGACAGGCAGCTGGCAGTGGACGAAAGGATGGTGGCTTCAAAGGCAAGAATTGGAATCAAGCAGTACATAAAAGACAAGCCGACAAAGTGGGGCTACAAACTCTTTGTGCTTGCAGATTCTGCATGTGGCTACACATGGAACTTCTTTGTTTATGAAGGCAAATCATCCCTGGCCACTGGAAAAGGGCTCAGTTATGATTCCGTTATGCAGCTCTTGGATTTGTCTCTTCTTGGTGGTGGCTACCAGTTGTTTATGGACAACTTCTACACAAGCCCATGCCTTTTCATGGACTTGCTGGCAAAGAAGACCCTGGCGTGTGGCACAGTACGCACTAATCGGCAAGGCTTTCcgaaaatgaaagcaaatgatCTCAGTCGGAGAGACCCAAGAGGAACCATAAGATGGCTTCGAGATGGGAAGCTTCTTTTTCTCAAGTGGATGGATACGCGTGAAGTTACAATGTGCTCAACCATGCACAAGGCTTATGGCGGTGAGACAGTCCTTCGGCGCGTCAAAAATCCAGATGGCAGTTGGGAAATGAGGAAAATCCCGATTCCAGTGGCAGTGAAAGACTACAACAAGTACATGGGAGGTGTGGACCTGTCAGATGCCCTAATTGGGTATTATAATGTACTCCACAAAACCACTAAATggtacaagacttttttttttcattttgttgatattgcaGTGGTGAACAGTTTCATTCTCCACCAGCATCTCTCCAGAGCTCAGAACAAAAGTCCTCTCAGCCAAAAAGAATTTCGAGAGAAACTTGTATCTGAGCTGGCTGCAGTTTCCAGCACCTCAGCTGCCCAAGACCCGCCTGCATCACATTCCCCAGAGCCACCTGCATCCACATCACATGCCCCAGAGCCACCTGCATCCACATCACATGCCCCAGACCTGCCTGCATCTGCCACAACAGCATCAGAGCCATGTTGTCCAGAGTACTTTGGCTCAGATGCCAGGAGTGGGAGGAGAGTTTGTGCTCTGTGCAAACTTTCAGGCCTCAAAGTAAAGACTTCTGTGTACTGTACAATATGCAGTGTACCCTTGTGCTTGGTGGCATCCAGAAATTGCTTTAGGAAATGGCACACTGATGGACACACCCAGACTAAGTGAGCTCTTGTGTTCCATTACTTTTTCTcagatttgtatattatttttgcacttttttccctctatacatttgatttatttactttgaggttttttttgtgtgtgtgtgtaaaataaaatgcaagaacAGAACTTTTGCTTATTTTGCTTATTACATGACATGAGTTTATGGAGGAAACTTGGAGACATAAGACATTCTGTCTCTTCAGGTAAAGCTACAGAACTTGGAGACTCCAACGCCTCCTTTCTGTTAAAGCTAAATAACTTTTGCTTAGAAGATGTTATCaacaaaattctttttttatctttttactgTCACCTAGTGGAATCAAAAGAAACTTTCTGCAGGGAAATAGACCTAACAGGTCCTAAATAACAGACtcctaaataaaaacttactttaaaaaataataaaaatctgactTTGTTTCTGTGTTTATCACAGTAttgtaaacatataaaatacaaaatatgcaatattttaccCATGTTTTAAAATTCAGAGAGTTTTCTGTAAAATGAgaccatttttatcaatttattccAAAGTATGAGGGTAGGGCTGTCTTTTAAGTTCAGGTATGCATGCTGGTTTCAGAAATCAAAAATGGTGACTGTAAAACTACACTTGGAGAGTCTAACGCCTCCTTTCGATTAAAGCTAAATAACTTTTGCTTAGAAGATGttatcaaaaaagttttttttctcctgtttatttgTATCTAGTGGAATCAAAAGACATTGTCTGAAGCGAAATAGACCAAACAAGTCCTAAGTTACAGACtcttaaataaaaacttaattaaaaaaattataaaaatctgactttttgtTAGTGTTTATCACAGTAttgtaaacatataaaatacaaaatatgcaatattttaccCATGTTTTAAAATTCAGAGAGTTTTCTGTCAAATGAGACCATTTGTATCAATTTATTCCAAAGTATGTGAGTAGGGCTCTCTTTTAAATTCTGGTATGCTTGCTGGTTTCAGAAATCAAAAATGGTGACTGTAAAAGTACACTTGGAGAGTCTAACGCCTCCTTTTATTTAAAGCTAAATAACTTTTGCTTAGAAGATGTTAtcaaaaaaattcttttttcccctgtttgttGCCACCTAGTGGAATCAAAAGACATTTGTCTGAAGCGACATAGACCAAACATGTCCTAAATCACAGACtcttaaataaaaacttaattaaaaaattaataaaaatctgaatttttgtcagtgtttatcACAGTAttgtaaacatataaaatacaaaatatgcaatattttaccCATGTTTTAAAATTCAGAGAGTTTTCTGTAAAATGAgaccatttttatcaatttattccAAAGTATGTGGGTAGGGCTGTCTTTTAAGTTCAGGTATGCTTGCTGGTTTCAGAAATCAAAAATGGTGACTGTAAAAGTACACTTGGAAAGTCTAACGCCTCCTTTTATTTAAAGCTAAATAACTTTTGCTTAGAAGATGTTAtcaaaaaaattcttttttcccctgtttgttGCCACCTAGTGGAATCAAAAGAGATTTTCTGAAGCGACATAGACCAAACATGTcataaattacagatttttaaataaaaacttaattaaaaaatttttttgtaagtgtttatCACAATAttgtaaacatataaaaataaaaatatgcaatattttaccCATGTTTTAAAATTCAGAGAGTTTTCTGTCAAAGGAGACCATTTGTATCAATTTATGTATGTGAGTAGGGCTCTCTTTAAAGTCTGGAATATGCTGCAGAGCTGAAGACTACAATCTCtacaaaacatgaataattaatgaaatccCTCGATCTGCTCTGTATGTTGTCCAGTTACCGCAATTGTAAGATGAAGATGGACCGATCCATTGCTCAAATAGGGGCGCGTGGACTGCACAATGTTTACACAGTACTAATAACACAATATAATTTAACCACAATTTGCCAGTTTGTATCTCATATAGAGTCTAtataaattactgtttatttctAAACAGTAGATTAAGAGGCATGTGGTGGGTGACCATAATTACCATAAAATGATGAGTGACCATAATAACCCACTCTGAAACACATGGACTCTTCTGGAGCGCACGGACTCTTAGCAACAAACCAATGTTTCCATCCGGGTTCTTATTCCAGATGACTAATAATAAAAggctaataataaatattacatatatttcctATTTCCaaagtaataaataatcaaattttcttctttttgatctaattttaattaatataaaccaAATTTCAAGCATGTTCAGCATTGCTGACTATGTGTGTAGATCACAActaaaagatgaataaaaatcacagttGGCCTATAAACTACAGTCGCACtttactttataaatgtaaatatatatatatatattatatatatatatatatatatatatatatatatatatatatatatatatatatatatatatatatatatatatgtatactttaatattaaacatattaaatattgatGAAATGGTAGTGTCATTTGTTGTAAGATCACTGTTTAAAAGATGCGATTTAGTCAAGTGAATTTGAATAAGttgaacaaaaacaaagatggatgttttactaaaatacagTATGCTACTAAGAATTTGTGTTTCATCACTGATGTTTATTTCGTCTTTTCTCCGCTTGATGGCGCTAAGACTTAACACATCACGGCCTACGCTATTATTTCCTTGGTTTCATTTGCTTTGTTTATGTGCtggcttgtttttatttgtgaggGTATCTGTTGATAACTGCTAACACAAGTGTTTTATTAGGCTACAGATTGATCTCTGGAGCAAGTGATAGTAAATTCATATGCTAAGGAAAGTACTGACCACTaaacattttatgcacattttattgaAAAGTTAAGACATACTGCAAGTACATCTCATCAAATGATATGATCAATATCTTGAGATGTCATTTCAGTTATACATATAGCTGAACTGTAAGTCTGTATTCAAgaataagaaaaaacatttctacATGGTACTAGTACTCACAAGTTATCTCTCAGTGAGAATCAATACATTCTCCCTGTGATGGCCTTTGGAACTTTAGagtgtctttttgtttttctccactgTTTTGGGAGTTGAGCAAAGGGCCTGATGTATTTACTTCTTCATTAACATAGAATACTCCAACAGGAAGTATAACTAGCTCAGTTGGTGGTATGGCAAAAAAACCTCTTGTTAATCTAAGCCtctcaaacaggaaatgactaTGACTTCTGTGCTATAGAGACTTCAGCTGAAGAGCATTTGTGGTTATCAACCATTTGAGAGTTTGCTTCAGTGTGAACAGTGCATGTGATGGCCCAGACAAAAGATCCTAACTTTGGGCAGCCATCAGGCACAAACTCTGCCCTTCAGAGGCTGGACACATTAGCTAGCCGATTTTTTTGCAAGGTTCGAAAAGGGCACCAGGAGAAAGGACTGGAGAATGAGGGGCCACATGTGTCAGAGTATACCATCCTTTGGGATGCAACAAGTAAGTcaaagtgaaatattttttaatatttcattatttctattaaatgcacaaaatgtttttttttttttttttttttgtttgtttgtttttttatgattgactttttaaataaataaagtcattgcATATACTTTAGAGAGTATCTGATGGATTTTCACAACCTCTAGATTGAAGGATTTGATGTAGGTCTTTTATTGTAATTTACTGAAGAGTGCAGAGTAAAATGTGTTAGGCTTGTCTAAGTCCATATAGTATATTTCAGTACACTTTGATTGTTGTCAGACTTTTTGTGGTTTCAACAGGAAGAGATCAGTTTGCTTCTCACAGACAGCAAAATTTGAAGCAAACTAAACTTGTTAGTGTTAAAACATCAAGTTTCCTGTACATAAAGTATTAACTTTTCTTCTAGTTAATGGCAGACCTGATAATACTGTAGGTTGCCCTgctagactaaaatgtaaatgtaaaaatatacaaatacaccATTGTTACTGATAATACATCCACTGACAAACGTATGTAATTCAAATCTCATGTGCAGGTGGCGGGCTAAACCTTTACTTACGTTTTACTTTCGATAATGTCTCTGGATAGAATATTGAGTAGCTTTCACTGATTATGGCTTTGACTGGCCAACCAGATGAAAAGATGGATTAGTTGATAGCATCTCTGTTGCTGCCTAAATGAAATGGCATTTTATAACCCATCCTTTGTTAATccatttttgcttttgtattttgcactttttaaaaatacgtTTCGGTTTACACTGTGGTTTCAAATGTTGGAAATGTGTTTTCATGACATGAAAATCAACTCAAATACCCTGTAGCAAAACCTACTGTATCTACAACTTTCAGTTCATTATAGAACACACCTTTTTTAATAGTTccaatttttattatgtttaacatATGGTGTCGACAGGGAgataaagaagatatttaaagttGCCCCCTCTTTAATCtagttcaaaaacataaaataaatggtcAATCCCTTAAAATATAgttcccatactcagaattagaaATCCCAGGGGATGCTGACAGAATGATTCATATAGACCAACttcaatgcattaaataagtTCTGCATGCATTAAATAAGCATGCATTGAGTTATCCTTTTTCAGTTTATAATGTTAAttcttttatctgtttatttagtgAAAGAGTTCTTAGCAAAAGCCAAAGAGGACTTCTCTAGGAAATGGGACTGTCAGCCACAGGTATGGGAGCTTTATTACAATTAACATGATAGTCGGAGACAGTTGTTTTTCAGCACAACTAATTGTTGACTTCTGGCTTGGGTTCTGCAGAGCACATCGTGTCTAGATGACTTTGATAGACTGAAAACTCTTGGCACTGGATCTTTCGGAAGAGTAATGCTAGTCAAGCACAGACAGTCGGGACAATACTACGCTATGAAGATTCTGGACAAAGAAAAAGTGAGTATGCGTGCTGTATTGTATATCCTCCTGCAGGACCCAGCAATTGATTTTTGTCCTCTGTGCAAggcatttgtttttgtgaacttCTATGAGACATAACATTCTTTAACACAGTCCTGGTGTCTCTTAATGAGATCATCCTGGGTCTTTTAGAAATGCAGactgtatattattttgaaagtatttATTGTTAGGTTTTCCAAGAAGAGTATAACTTTACTATAAAGATATGGGGAAAATAGTTGTATCACCATAACAAT
This DNA window, taken from Cyprinus carpio isolate SPL01 chromosome B11, ASM1834038v1, whole genome shotgun sequence, encodes the following:
- the LOC122138787 gene encoding piggyBac transposable element-derived protein 4-like — protein: MTSRKFFVGVEAVLEELDRMSDTETCSEASFDSVREAAYNVGEDPDFDVASSGEESQPASQPRTSNQDTCSASTTSTPQTSMTPTHSAGDSVRPKTCSKQYRGRSRSVKGTKRPANVMSESSGTERWYDCSEEDEAPALPHFLPKRIPGPQLVMDRIYSPLQLFQLFFTVSAMDTIVKNTNSFARMRSEAGKRFVWLPLKVQELYSYIGLVIYMGLLGAKNIIDYWSGKEIYRLPFPKSVMSRSRFQAISWNIHLCDPENDVENARKRGTPAYDKLFKIKPLYTDIVTACKTYFHPDRQLAVDERMVASKARIGIKQYIKDKPTKWGYKLFVLADSACGYTWNFFVYEGKSSLATGKGLSYDSVMQLLDLSLLGGGYQLFMDNFYTSPCLFMDLLAKKTLACGTVRTNRQGFPKMKANDLSRRDPRGTIRWLRDGKLLFLKWMDTREVTMCSTMHKAYGGETVLRRVKNPDGSWEMRKIPIPVAVKDYNKYMGGVDLSDALIGYYNVLHKTTKWYKTFFFHFVDIAVVNSFILHQHLSRAQNKSPLSQKEFREKLVSELAAVSSTSAAQDPPASHSPEPPASTSHAPEPPASTSHAPDLPASATTASEPCCPEYFGSDARSGRRVCALCKLSGLKVKTSVYCTICSVPLCLVASRNCFRKWHTDGHTQTK